A single window of Liolophura sinensis isolate JHLJ2023 chromosome 6, CUHK_Ljap_v2, whole genome shotgun sequence DNA harbors:
- the LOC135468678 gene encoding protein phosphatase 1 regulatory subunit 27-like isoform X2: protein MSGIVYNSLAVALAFKEMPWKRCATLPAGLTPLHQAVLDGNLAAVTLLIEHGADVNRQDEDTWTPLHAACAEGHADVAEYLIQKGADKTLKTEDGERPIDLVDPTDFDTISVMLRGQVGQGQCDDDGDDDTDDAVDSGQLKT, encoded by the exons ATGTCGGGTATCGTATATAATTCCCTTGCCGTTGCCTTGGCATTCAAGGAGATGCCGTGGAAACGATGCGCAACCCTTCCGGCAG GTCTGACGCCACTCCACCAGGCTGTCCTCGATGGTAACCTGGCAGCAGTCACTCTGCTGATCGAACACGGCGCTGACGTTAACAGACAAGATGAGGATACATGGACCCCACTTCATGCTGCATGCGCAGAGGGACACGCAGATGTCGCCGA GTATCTCATACAGAAAGGGGCAGATAAGACCTTAAAGACGGAAGATGGCGAAAGGCCCATCGATCTGGTTGACCCGACTGACTTTGACACCATAAGCGTCATGCTACGAGGACAGGTTGGCCAGGGACAGTGCGATGACGATGGTGATGATGACACTGATGACGCAGTCGATTCTGGTCAGTTAAAAACGTGA
- the LOC135468678 gene encoding protein phosphatase 1 regulatory subunit 27-like isoform X1, giving the protein MSRRASLYSKQNPGKPRVRFPDELVFEDNIKENDLPALHSMLRRTSLQMDINGINGAGLTPLHQAVLDGNLAAVTLLIEHGADVNRQDEDTWTPLHAACAEGHADVAEYLIQKGADKTLKTEDGERPIDLVDPTDFDTISVMLRGQVGQGQCDDDGDDDTDDAVDSGQLKT; this is encoded by the exons ATGAGTAGAAGAGCTAGTCTCTACAGCAAGCAGAATCCTGGGAAACCCAGGGTTCGATTCCCAGACGAACTAGTGTTTGAGGACAACATTAAAGAAAATGATTTACCTGCCTTGCATTCCATGTTAAGACGGACCAGTCTTCAGATGGACATCAACGGGATTAATGGAGCAG GTCTGACGCCACTCCACCAGGCTGTCCTCGATGGTAACCTGGCAGCAGTCACTCTGCTGATCGAACACGGCGCTGACGTTAACAGACAAGATGAGGATACATGGACCCCACTTCATGCTGCATGCGCAGAGGGACACGCAGATGTCGCCGA GTATCTCATACAGAAAGGGGCAGATAAGACCTTAAAGACGGAAGATGGCGAAAGGCCCATCGATCTGGTTGACCCGACTGACTTTGACACCATAAGCGTCATGCTACGAGGACAGGTTGGCCAGGGACAGTGCGATGACGATGGTGATGATGACACTGATGACGCAGTCGATTCTGGTCAGTTAAAAACGTGA
- the LOC135467728 gene encoding thioredoxin-related transmembrane protein 1-like, with protein MGSSCCVRNLTLIVTVLVEILINGVYSGSSPVIITDDNWKDMLTGEWMVEFMAPWCPACKSFETTWQSVASWSKDLDMNVGVVDVTENPVLSGRFLVTALPTIYHIKDGEFRQYSGPRDESSLVSYVDDKSWENSETVSWWFNPASIHMGGVGLFFKVSMVVRVFYNVMVQDYGIPEWGCYIIFAIVTIIAGLLLGLLFVCCCDYLFPPRYATIRESDNSADSGQDDESDILDDTKTGDGDVRRRRPPTTDTSE; from the exons ATGGGATCTTCGTGCTGTGTTAGAAACCTGACTCTGAttgtcactgtattggtggAGATTTTAATAAACGGCGTTTACTCAGGGTCATCGCCTGTCATAATTACCGATGACAACTGGAAAGACATGCTAACCGGCGAGTGGATGGTCGAATT CATGGCTCCGTGGTGTCCAGCATGCAAGTCATTTGAGACGACGTGGCAGAGTGTGGCCAGCTGGAGCAAGGACCTGGACATGAATGTGGGGGTGGTTGATGTCACTGAGAATCCAG TTTTGAGTGGTCGTTTCTTGGTCACTGCACTCCCAACCATTTACCA CATAAAAGATGGTGAGTTCCGTCAGTATAGCGGACCTCGCGACGAGAGCTCATTGGTCAGTTATGTGGATGATAAAAGCTGGGAAAACAGTGAAACAGTGTCCTGGTGGTTCAACCCAGCTTCCATACA TATGGGAGGAGTTGGTCTTTTCTTTAAAGTGTCCATGGTAGTTAGG GTATTTTACAATGTTATGGTTCAAGACTACGGTATTCCTGAATGGGGCTGCTACATAATATTTGCTATTGTAACCATAATAGCAGGACTTTTGTTGGGATTG TTGTTTGTGTGTTGCTGTGACTACCTGTTCCCTCCTCGTTATGCCACAATCCGGGAAAGTGACAACAGCGCGGACTCAGGACAG gaTGATGAGTCCGATATATTGGACGACACTAAAACAGGAGATGGTGACGTTCGACGTCGACGTCCTCCCACTACAGACACATCGGAGTGA